The following are from one region of the Cryptococcus deuterogattii R265 chromosome 8, complete sequence genome:
- a CDS encoding nuclear RNA export factor 1/2, with protein sequence MANNPNSASSSLSIRGAASAPSRVVASALRNAGISARSAHGMDVDVDSDRGVVRRGTAARRARPSGPLDQTGRHRPPQGTQQGDKPYGKPTGSRGTARRGGRGGLSNPGRVPAGTPPGITAIRQAPSKAEKDHAKSELSRKLSSAEMKAWLESRMIAEGVLDMSNLPNDEWIKSNGIFPPGHPHAPPTAGLVFWRLIDQTFQKTDKITIHTLSLANDNFSHLKQLEKLPIWLPDIRALDLSGNPINHISELDNILASGEKKGKANAGMGSLKSLVELKLNGCLFREKTLARPDGEAIYKHEILRRFPGLRILDGVSLERVIFPIERKPKVKHTEEEKAALIAKPFSFPVEVRPEFFSEEAARNFAMAFCAKFFPCFDNNRAECLPAYAPNALISIAANTLTSRSAQQQYVLKTRLDRPNPVPFEPWINLPSRNFFRNATSIQQRMETLKTAADPSQLVEWWGKAVPRTEHPLTEASKWCFECWVLDSEGGHVRLCLMIQGQFRELPSGTYRSFSRTFILVEAPEGSPALNAGYPASILSDTMIVHSFLGTGAFDQTRPLGMNGVIIQPPSIPFTPSAVPPTAQGASGLGGVFNPPLASSASPNASAASSSAAPPLPPPSSAATAGPPAATGPDPTTQQSLISQISSRTGMNAQYAGLCLMQNGWDLEAAIKNFEEIKASIPAEAFQ encoded by the exons ATGGCCAACAACCCCAACTCCGCgtcatcctccctctccatccgcGGCGCAGCGTCCGCCCCCTCGCGCGTCGTCGCAAGTGCGCTGAGGAACGCTGGCATATCCGCAAGGTCGGCGCACGGCATGGACGTCGACGTCGACAGCGACAGAGGTGTCGTCCGCAGAGGCACAGCAGCGAGGAGAGCAAGGCCGTCCGGCCCACTGGACCAG ACTGGACGGCATCGTCCACCACAGGGCACGCAACAGGGCGATAAACCGTACGGCAAACCGACGGGCTCGCGCGGTACAGCCAGAAGAGGCGGACGTGGCGGCCTATCCAATCCAGGCAGAGTACCAGCGGGCACGCCACCAGGCATCACTGCTATTCGACAAGCACCTTCCAAAGCTGAAAAGGACCATGCGAAATCGGAATTGTCAAGAAAGCTGTCGAGTGCAGAGATGAAAGCGTGGCTCGAAAGCCGTATGATTGCAGAGGGTGTACTTGATATGTCT AATTTACCAAACGACGAGTGGATCAAATCAAACGGAATCTTCCCGCCGGGACATCCCCATGCGCCACCCACTGCTGGTTTAGTATTCTGGCGACTTATCGACCAGACATTCCAAAAG ACTGACAAGATTACAATACACACACTCTCCCTTGCCAACGACAACTTTTCCCACCTCAAACAACTCGAGAAACTACCCATCTGGCTGCCGGACATTCGCGCTCTCGACCTGAGCGGTAATCCCATCAACCATATCTCTGAATTGGATAATATCTTGGCGTcgggcgagaagaaggggaaagcgAATGCGGGGATGGGCAGTTTGAAGAGTCTTGTGGAACTTAAACTGAATGGCTGTCTCTTTAGGGAAAAGACATTGGCGAGACCTGATGGTGAAGCTATCTACAAACA TGAGATTCTTCGACGATTCCCAGGTCTACGAATCCTCGATGGCGTGAGCCTCGAACGCGTCATTTTCCCTATTGAGCGGAAACCCAAAGTCAAGCAtacggaagaagaaaaagcgGCTCTTATCGCTAAACCGTTTTCCTTCCCCGTTGAAGTCCGACCCGAGTTCTTttcagaagaagctgctAGGAATTTTGCCATGGCTTTTTGTGCAAA ATTCTTCCCGTGCTTTGATAATAACCGAGCCGAATGTCTCCCCGCATACGCACCCAACgccctcatctccatcgccgCCAACACCCTCACCTCACGTTCCGCCCAGCAGCAATACGTCCTCAAAACCCGTCTCGACCGCCCCAACCCCGTCCCATTCGAACCGTGGATCAACCTCCCCTCACGCAACTTTTTCCGTAACGCCACTTCTATCCAACAACGTATGGAGACCCTCAAAACAGCGGCTGACCCGTCCCAGTTGGTGGAATGGTGGGGCAAAGCGGTGCCGCGGACGGAACATCCGTTGACGGAAGCGAGCAAGTGGTGTTTCGAGTGTTGGGTGCTGGATAGTGAGGGCGGTCATGTGAGGTTGTGTTTAATGATACAGGGACAGTTTAGAGAGTTGCCTTCGGGAACGTATAGGTCGTTTTCAAGGACGTTTATCTTGGTGGAAGCGCCCGAGGGGTCTCC TGCACTGAACGCTGGATACCCGGCTAGTATCCTGTCAGATACCATGATCgtccattccttcctcggTACAGGCGCATTCGACCAAACTCGGCCGCTAGGTATGAACGGCGTGATCATCCAACCGCCTTCTATCCCATTTACCCCTTCTGCCGTTCCCCCCACGGCCCAAGGTGCTTCCGGTCTTGGTGGTGTCTTCAATCCACCACTTgcatcttctgcctctccaAACGCATCCGccgcatcatcatcagcagcaCCACCACTACCACCACCGTCATcggcagcaacagcagggCCACCAGCGGCAACAGGGCCAGACCCCACAACCCAACAATCACTCATCTCCCAAATCTCCTCAAGGACAGGGATGAACGCCCAATACGCCGGCTTGTGTTTAATGCAGAATGGATGGGATTTGGAAGCGGCGATCAAGAAttttgaagagatcaaaGCGTCGATTCCGGCCGAGGCGTTCCAGTAA
- a CDS encoding uncharacterized protein (genome sequence mistake) gives MSSQVLGRDIEEIREKVERMKEKKNNESEGVKLARQSVEQCYLANEDKPLDCWKQVEAFKTEVAKLEQAFVKSLQ, from the exons ATGAGCTCACAAGTCCTCGGCAGGGATATCGAGGAGATCAGGGAAAAGGTCGAGCgcatgaaggagaagaagaacaatgaAAGTGAAGGTGTCAAGCTTGCGAGGCAAAGTGTCGAACAGTGCTACCT GGCGAACGAGGACAAGCCGCTGGATTGCTGGAAACAAGTCGAGGCGTTCAAGACTGAAGTTGCAAAGCTCGAGCAG GCTTTCGTCAAGTCTCTTCAATAG
- a CDS encoding MFS transporter SP family general alpha glucoside:H+ symporter — protein MAGEDPAVTAFVEDVPSHPSRKVSEDGPLFQDKEISAMYANAAAATEKEQSMTLLEGLRLYPKAIAWSVLISSCCAMEGYDISLLGNFYAFAPFNRKFGVELDDGTWQVPARWQTGLSNGAQCGQIIGLIVNGIFTERFGYRKVLMASLIWLAAVITLFFCAPNIKVLLAGEILAGIPWGVFQSIAISYASDVCPIALRGYLTCYANFCWGWGQLIGIGVIRAMFTRDDQWAYRIPYAVQWVWPPLILAGVIFAPESPWWLIRHGRIEEAKQSLRRLASPKRNASYDVDETADMIRHTTELEKDITSGASYWDCFKGVDLRRTEIVCAIWSMQNLSGNTFSNYSTYFFEQAGLTGTIPYDFAMGQYGINMVGVFGAWGLMALGLGRRKLILIGTSGLCIVLLVMGFMGLIPDSKQREAGLATGSLMLVWAIFYQCTVGTVAYSLVGEIASRRLSIKTVALGRAAYNVVAIICNVLTPYMINPTAWNWGNYAGFFWAGSCFLCLVYAYFRVPEPSGRTYAELDLLFERKISARKFASTHVNAFDVALHHQVGEDKVLSDHVEKV, from the exons ATGGCCGGTGAAGACCCTGCTGTCACGGCTTTTGTCGAGGATGTcccctcccatccttctcgcaAGGTGTCTGAAGATGGTCCATTATTTCAGGACAAGGAGATTTCCGCCATGTACGCCAATGCTGCCGCCGCTACAG agaaggagcagagcATGACTCTTCTAGAGGGTCTCCGATTGTATCCCAAGGCCATAGCCTGGTCTGTCCTCATCTCGTCATGTTGTGCGATGGAAGGCTATGACATCTCTTTACTCGGTAACTTCT ACGCATTTGCCCCTTTCAACCGAAAATTCGGTGTGGAACTAGATGACGGTACCTGGCAGGTTCCTGCTCGATGGCAAACGGGATTGTCAAACGGCGCCCAGTGTGGACAGATCATTGGTTTGATCG TCAATGGTATTTTCACCGAACGATTTGGTTACCGAAAGGTTCTTATGGCCAGTCTTATTTGGCTTGCGGCTGTTatcaccctcttcttctgcgcTCCCAACATCAAAGTTCTCCTCGCAGGTGAGATTTTGGCCGGTATCCCTTGGGGTGTCTTCCAGTCTATTGCCATTTCTTATGCCAGTGATGTCTGCCCTATCGCTCTTCGTGGCTA CTTGACCTGTTATGCCAACTTCTGCTGGGGTTGGGGCCAGCTTATTGGTATCGGGGTCATCAGGGCCATGTTCACGCGTGATGACCAATGGGCTTACCGTATCCCTTATGCTGTTCAA TGGGTGTGGCCTCCTCTCATTTTGGCGGGTGTCATCTTCGCTCCCGAATCTCCTTGGTGGTTGATTCGACACGGCCGaattgaagaagcaaagcAGTCTCTGAGACGTCTTGCCTCCCCGAAACGCAATGCGTCTTACGATGTTGACGAGACCGCCGATATGATCCGTCACACCACTGAACTTGAAAAGGACATCACTTCCGGTGCTTCCTATTGGGACTGCTTTAAAGGTGTGGACCTTCGTCGTACTGAGATTGTTTGCGCCATCTGGAGTATGCAGAACCTTTCCGGTAACACCTTCAGTAACTAC AGTACCTACTTCTTTGAGCAAGCTGGTCTTACCGGTACCATCCCTTACGACTTCGCTATGGGACAGTACGGTATTAACATGGTCGGTGTCTTTGGCGCCTGGGGTCTTATGGCCCTCGGTCTTGGTCGAAGAAAGCTTATCCTCATTGGTACTTCTGGTCTCTGCATTGTTCTCTTGGTCATGGGTTTCATGGGTTTGATCCCAGACTCTAAGCAGAGAGAAGCTGGTTTGGCTACTGGTTCTCTCATGTTGGTCTGGGCCATCTTCTACCAGTGCACTGTCGG TACTGTTGCCTACTCCTTGGTCGGTGAAATTGCCTCTCGACGACTCTCTATTAAGACTGTTGCTCTCGGTCGTGCTGCGTATAACGTTGTTGCCATTATCTGCAACGTTCTTACACCTTACATGATTAACCCTACTGCTTGGAACTGGGGCAACTATGCCGGTTTCTTCTGGGCTGGCTCTTGTTTCCTCTGTCTTGTATATGCCTACTTCCGTGTGCCGGAACCTTCCGGCCGAACCTATGCCGAG CTTGACTTGCTCTTCGAGCGCAAGATCTCTGCCCGCAAGTTCGCCAGCACCCATGTCAACGCTTTTGATGTCGCGCTTCACCATCAGGTCGGTGAAGACAAAGTTCTCTCTGACCACGTCGAGAAAGTCTAA
- a CDS encoding voltage-gated potassium channel beta-2 subunit, whose translation MSGQRFEPKNMLYRNLGNSGLRVPVFSYGGWLTVGYNQKGDIVKELMQTAFDSGINMFDNAEAYAAGESESQMGRVIKELGWDRSDIIVTTKVFFGTGDKERHNTRGLSRKHIIEGVNKSLKRLGLDYVDIVFAHRPDVTTPLEETVRAFNYLIDKGLTFYWGTSEWSAMQIQQATEIARRLNMVGPVAEQPHYSMLHRERFEVEYEPLWRYENFGSTIWSPLDSGMLTGKYNDGIPQDSRYHHNLGGAMDERIKELESPEGKAKIEKVKKLTKIAERLGGSMTNLALAWTLKHKGVSTCILGATKPDQIKENVKALDIYPKLTPEVMEEIEKILDNKPDAPPSYGRLTSEGQLM comes from the exons ATGTCCGGCCAACGATTCGAACCCAAGAACATGCTT TACCGAAACCTCGGAAACTCCGGCCTT CGAGTGCCCGTTTTCAGCTATGGTGGCTGGTTGAC GGTTGGATACAACCAAAAAGGTGACATCGTTAAGGAGCTGATGCAGACTGCTTTTGACAGTGGTATCAACATGTTTGAC AACGCTGAAGCCTACGCCGCTGGAGAG TCTGAGTCCCAAATGGGCCGGGTTATCAAGGAGCTTGGCTGG gacCGAAGCGATATCATCGTCACCACCAAGGTCTTCTTCGGCACTGGTGATAAAGAGAGGCACAACACTCGTGGTTTGAGTCGTAAGCACATCATAGAAGGTGTTAACAAGTCTCTCAAGAGACTTGGGCTTGACTATG TGGACATTGTCTTCGCTCACCG ACCTGACGTGACCACTCCTTTGGAGGAGACTGTCCGGGCGTTCAACTACCTCATTGACA AGGGTCTTACCTTCTATTGGGGTACCTCTGAGTGGTCTGCCATGCAGATTCAGCAAGCCACTGAGATTGCTCGTCGACTCAACATGGTCGGTCCTGTTGCTGAGCAACCTCACTATTCCATGCTTCATCGCGAGCGATTTGAGGTCGAATACGAGCCTCTTTGGCGATACGAGAACTTTGGAAG TACCATCTGGTCTCCTCTTGACTCTGGTATGCTCACCGGCAAATACAATGACGGCATTCCTCAAGACTCTAGATATCACCACAACCTCGGAGGCGCGATGGACGAGCGTATCAAGGAGCTCGAGTCTCCTGAGGGCAAGGCCAAGATtgaaaaggtcaagaagcTCACTAAGATCGCCGAGAGGCTTGGTGGGTCAATGACAAATCTTGCTTTGGCTTGGACTTTGAAGCACAAGGGAGTGTCCACTTGTATC CTTGGTGCTACTAAG CCAGATCAGATCAAGGAGAACGTTAAGGCTCTTGATATCTACCCCAAATTGACTCCTGAGGTtatggaggagattgagaagattcTTGATAACAAGCCTGACGCTCCA CCTTCGTACGGCCGACTCACTTCTGAGGGACAGCTTATGTAA
- a CDS encoding sulfate adenylyltransferase produces the protein MANAPHGGVLKDLLVRDAALHDSLLQEARGLNDIFLTERQLCDLELILNGGFSPLEGFMNEQDYTSVVETLRLAPFNGQKHGDVFPIPITLDVSQEDINTLGLKQGARVALRDPRDDAALAILTVSDIYRPNKANEAEKVLGADDIAHPSVAYLRNNVKEFYVGGKVQAIQAPTHFDYVALRYSPAELRAHFHKLAWRKVVAFQTRNPMHRAHRELTVRAARQRRANVLIHPVVGLTKPGDVDHYTRVRAYQALMPSYPEGMAHLALLPLAMRMAGPREAVWHALIRKNFGATHFIVGRDHAGPGKNSQGKDFYGPYDAQELVTQFKDELQIEMVPFQAMTYLPGSDEYQPVDEVPKGTPTADISGTELRKRLRTGASIPDWFSYTGVVKVLRESYPPRPQQGFTILLTGLHNSGKDTIARALQVTLQQQGSRSVSLLLGEELRSDLDPQISRAITPEQKHINLERIGFVAAELTKAGAAVIAAPTAPYERSRQAFKKQVVGSGGGNYFLVHVATPLEWCEKVDRRGLYKAARAGEIKNLTGVDDVYEAPENADLVCDLRNDTVPEIVHSIIMILESQNLV, from the exons ATGGCTAACGCTCCTCACGGTGGTGTTCTCAAGGACCTCCTCGTCCGCGATGCTGCTCTTCAcgattctcttctccaagagGCTCGTGGCTTGAACGACATCTTCCTTACCGAG CGTCAATTGTGTGACCTCGAGCTTATCTTGAACGGTGgtttctctcctcttgaGGGTTTCATGAACGAGCAGGACTACACTTC TGTTGTTGAGACTCTTCGACTTGCCCCTTTCAACGGTCAGAAGCATGGTGACGTTttccccattcccattaCTCTCGACGTCTCCCAAGAGGACATCAACACTCTCGGCCTCAAGCAGGGTGCCCGAGTCGCTCTCCGAGACCCCCGAGACGATGCTGCCCTTGCTATCCTCACTG TATCTGACATCTACCGACCTAACAAGGCCAACGAGGCTGAGAAGGTTTTGGGTGCGGATGACATTGCCCACCCTTCCGTCGCCTACCTTCGCAACAATGTCAAGGAGTTCTACGTCGGCGGTAAGGTCCAGGCTATCCAGGCTCCTACCCACTTTGACTACGTTGCCCTCCGATACTCCCCCGCCGAGCTCCGAGCCCATTTCCACAAGCTCGCCTGGCGAAAGGTTGTCGCTTTCCAGACCCGAAACCCTATGCACCGAGCCCACCGAGAGCTTACCGTTCGAGCTGCCCGTCAACGACGAGCCAATGTCCTCATCCACCCCGTTGTCGGTCTTACCAAGCCCGGAGATGTTGACCACTACACTCGAGTCCGAGCTTACCAGGCTCTCATGCCCTCTTATCCCGAGGGTATGGCCCATCTTGCCCTCTTGCCCCTCGCTATGAGAATGGCTGGTCCCAGGGAGGCTGTCTGGCACGCCCTCATCCGAAAGAACTTTGGTGCGACCCACTTCATTGTCGGTCGAGACCACGCTGGTCCCGGTAAGAACTCTCAGGGTAAGGACTTTTACGGTCCCTACGACGCCCAGGAGCTCGTTACTCAGTTCAAGGATGAGCTCCAGATTGAGATGGTTCCCTTCCAGGCCATGACCTACCTTCCTGGCTCTGACGAGTACCAGCCCGTCGACGAGGTTCCCAAGGGTACCCCCACCGCCGATATCTCTGGTACCGAGCTCCGAAAGCGACTCCGAACCGGTGCCTCCATCCCCGATTGGTTCTCTTACACTGGTGTCGTCAAGGTTCTCCGAGAGTCTTACCCTCCTCGACCCCAGCAGGGTTTCACTATCCTCTTGACCGGTCTCCACAACTCTGGTAAGGACACCATTGCCCGAGCTCTCCAGGTTACCCTCCAACAACAAGGCTCTCGATCAGtgtccctccttctcggtGAGGAGCTCCGATCAGACCTCGACCCCCAGATTAGCCGTGCTATCACTCCTGAGCAGAAGCACATCAACCTCGAGCGAATCGGTTTCGTCGCTGCCGAACTTACCAAGGCCGGTGCTGCCGTCATTGCTGCCCCCACCGCTCCTTACGAGAGGTCCCGACAGGCTTTCAAGAAGCAGGTTGTCGGCTCCGGTGGTGGCAACTACTTCTTGGTCCACGTCGCTACCCCTTTGGAATGGTGTGAGAAGGTCGACAGGAGGGGATTGTACAAGGCTGCCAGGGCTGGTGAGATCAAGAACTTGACCGGTGTCGATGATGTGTACGAGGCTCCCGAGAACGCCGACTTGGTCTGCGACTTGAGGAATGACACTGTTCCCGAGATCGTCCACT CCATTATTATGATCCTCGAGAGCCAGAACCTTGTTTAA